From a region of the Triticum aestivum cultivar Chinese Spring chromosome 7D, IWGSC CS RefSeq v2.1, whole genome shotgun sequence genome:
- the LOC123167932 gene encoding putative FBD-associated F-box protein At3g50710, giving the protein MEAAAAPVANQGESHGTAAKTARCGDSDESAADFISKVPDAVLCTIISLLPTKDGGRTQVFSRRWRPLWSAAPLNLEVRTRHPGPGVPIRTSSVFPDAASEVISQHPGPARRFCFHGLCPGDLHDQAETWFRSRALANLQQLDVGYAFCDERNPGRNPLPPSALRSAPTLLAAKISCCDLPREMVPSMGFDLLQRLSLISVYISADVFRGLLPACRALESLHMSNVLGTCCLHVRSPTLRSICFRDTSGKAELVIEDAPRLVRILMPFGIRENCGTIRVICAPKLVILGPLLPVVSKLLLVSQGASSADLANSMHTVKILALRCSGYALDGVLNILRRFPCLEKLYIIFHKHYETDAKIEPQYDRLYPIECLQTHLKTVVFETFVGHDKQLEFAKFFVLNAKVLNKIEFEGIYGATNDVSLAYQHTLLRVENRASRDALFEFNSRYRNTAIHLRRHIHDLSVADPFEQL; this is encoded by the exons atggaggccgccGCAGCGCCCGTGGCCAACCAGGGGGAATCCCATGGGACCGCAGCGAAGACGGCGCGGTGTGGCGACTCCGACGAGAGCGCCGCCGATTTCATCAGCAAGGTCCCCGATGCCGTCCTCTGcaccatcatctccctcctccccaccAAGGACGGCGGCCGGACGCAGGTCTTCTCCCGCCGATGGCGCCCCCTGTGGAGCGCCGCGCCTCTCAACCTCGAGGTCCGCACCCGTCACCCCGGCCCCGGCGTCCCCATCCGCACCTCCTCCGTCTTCCCCGATGCCGCCTCCGAGGTAATCTCCCAGCATCCTGGCCCCGCCCGCCGATTCTGCTTCCACGGCCTCTGCCCCGGCGACCTCCACGACCAGGCGGAGACCTGGTTCCGCTCCCGAGCCCTCGCCAACCTTCAGCAGCTCGATGTCGGCTACGCGTTCTGCGATGAACGTAATCCGGGGAGAAACCCGCTGCCGCCATCGGCGCTCCGCTCTGCGCCTACCCTCCTAGCTGCCAAGATCAGCTGTTGTGATTTGCCCCGAGAGATGGTGCCGTCCATGGGCTTTGACCTCCTCCAGCGTCTCTCCTTGATCTCCGTTTACATCTCAGCGGACGTCTTCCGCGGACTGCTCCCTGCTTGCCGTGCCTTGGAGAGCTTACACATGTCCAACGTTCTTGGCACGTGTTGCCTCCATGTTCGCTCGCCTACTCTTAGGAGTATATGCTTCCGTGACACCTCTGGTAAAGCAGAGCTGGTCATCGAGGATGCGCCTCGCCTTGTGAGGATACTAATGCCTTTTGGTATCCGAGAAAATTGTGGTACTATCCGGGTAATTTGTGCGCCTAAACTGGTGATATTGGGCCCTTTGTTACCTGTCGTCTCCAAGCTCCTCCTAGTCTCCCAG GGAGCGAGTTCAGCCGACTTGGCAAACTCGATGCACACCGTCAAGATTTTGGCTCTTAGGTGTTCCGGGTATGCATTGGATGGAGTTCTTAATATCCTTAGGAGGTTCCCCTGTCTCGAGAAGCTCTATATCATT TTTCACAAACACTACGAGACGGATGCAAAAATCGAGCCTCAATATGACCGACTATATCCAATTGAATGCCTTCAAACCCATCTCAAAACCGTGGTGTTTGAAACATTCGTGGGCCATGATAAACAGCTTGAGTTTGCCAAGTTCTTTGTTTTGAATGCAAAGGTGCTAAACAAAATTGAATTTGAAGGAATATATGGTGCCACAAACGATGTATCGCTGGCTTATCAACACACGCTGCTACGAGTGGAAAACAGAGCTTCTCGAGATGCCCTATTTGAATTCAATAGCAGATATCGCAATACTGCGATTCATCTCCGCAGGCATATCCATGATTTGTCAGTGGCCGACCCCTTCGAACAGCTATAG